A stretch of Myroides oncorhynchi DNA encodes these proteins:
- a CDS encoding (Fe-S)-binding protein, translating into MRVGLFIPCYVNAVYPEAALASYKILTHFGVDVDYPVDQTCCGQPMANAGFENKALPLAKQFNNLFEEFDYVVSPSGSCAGFVKDAYPRLMEREGCTSKVSGKVYDICEFLHDILKIDKLPGKFPHKVSLHNSCHGLRELKLGSASELNVKPYSKVKDLLKLVEGVEVLEPARVDECCGFGGMFSIEEPAISIRMGNDKVNCHVATGAEYITGPDSSCLMHMGGIVDKNNKPIKLIHVVEILASGL; encoded by the coding sequence ATGAGAGTTGGATTATTCATACCTTGTTATGTGAATGCGGTTTATCCAGAAGCAGCACTAGCAAGTTATAAAATATTAACACACTTTGGGGTAGACGTGGATTACCCTGTAGATCAGACTTGCTGTGGTCAGCCGATGGCTAATGCAGGTTTTGAAAACAAAGCGTTGCCTCTAGCAAAGCAATTCAATAATTTGTTTGAAGAGTTTGATTATGTTGTTTCACCTTCAGGTAGTTGTGCTGGGTTTGTGAAGGATGCTTATCCTCGACTGATGGAAAGGGAAGGGTGTACTAGTAAGGTCAGTGGAAAGGTATATGATATCTGTGAGTTTCTTCACGATATTTTAAAGATAGATAAGTTACCTGGTAAGTTTCCTCATAAAGTGAGTTTGCACAATAGTTGTCATGGACTAAGGGAGCTTAAATTAGGATCGGCAAGTGAGCTGAATGTAAAACCATATTCTAAAGTAAAAGACTTGTTAAAACTTGTAGAAGGTGTAGAGGTATTAGAACCTGCTAGAGTAGATGAATGTTGTGGCTTTGGTGGAATGTTCTCTATAGAAGAACCAGCTATCTCAATCCGAATGGGAAATGATAAGGTCAACTGTCATGTAGCTACGGGGGCAGAGTATATCACAGGGCCTGATAGCTCATGCTTAATGCACATGGGAGGTATCGTGGATAAAAATAACAAACCAATTAAATTAATTCATGTGGTTGAAATATTAGCATCTGGTTTATAG
- a CDS encoding aspartyl protease family protein, with protein MRFINFLLFVFVMSTFTGFGQTIRLPYNDDSGWMLVDLKVNNQPMTFLFDTGWDGLSIRASLLEEYYEGEHIAAKDANNVVQAIPTLYVDSLKVGNYTFKGLPFTDFESFPMVNDPIFKCYKIDGVLGNVIYKNKVLEVDPIKKEIILQDFSPELVDRLLNDKFISVENLEYNNDTRIVIPGTIGKGQKRPFLFDTGDNGYLTVSADRGLLGYLSGLKYNTYISVGSVGAFGMNESVSRTLITQDATLSLGKLVLDKEELTYTASYSTYQMGVEFIKQFHFFYLPSFKLLYFKKVQDSTVTATLEKIGYGIAYIDEQYIIAAIGEKEKEVRLGDVVLSIDGVSMDKMCGYRKYLQRTKDRPTLVVMRDGKKITLK; from the coding sequence ATGAGGTTTATAAATTTCTTACTGTTTGTTTTTGTAATGTCCACTTTTACTGGATTTGGACAGACTATTCGATTGCCGTATAATGATGATTCAGGTTGGATGTTAGTTGATTTAAAAGTTAATAATCAACCAATGACTTTTCTCTTTGATACTGGTTGGGATGGATTGTCAATAAGAGCTAGCTTATTAGAAGAATATTATGAAGGAGAACATATTGCAGCTAAAGATGCTAATAATGTGGTGCAGGCTATACCTACATTATATGTGGATAGTCTTAAAGTGGGTAATTATACTTTTAAAGGTTTGCCTTTTACTGATTTTGAATCTTTTCCTATGGTTAATGATCCTATCTTTAAATGTTATAAGATAGATGGCGTATTAGGGAATGTTATTTATAAGAATAAGGTATTAGAAGTGGATCCTATAAAAAAAGAGATTATTCTACAGGATTTTTCACCTGAACTGGTAGATAGGTTGTTGAACGATAAGTTTATATCAGTAGAGAATCTAGAATATAATAACGATACACGTATCGTTATTCCTGGAACTATAGGAAAAGGACAGAAGAGACCATTTCTCTTTGATACAGGAGATAACGGTTATCTTACAGTGAGTGCAGATCGTGGATTGTTAGGATATTTGAGTGGGCTAAAGTATAATACCTATATTAGTGTAGGTAGTGTAGGGGCATTTGGTATGAATGAATCTGTAAGTAGAACATTAATCACTCAAGATGCAACGTTGAGTTTAGGAAAGCTTGTATTAGATAAAGAGGAGCTTACTTATACAGCTAGTTATAGTACTTATCAGATGGGCGTGGAATTTATTAAGCAATTTCATTTTTTCTATTTGCCTTCATTTAAACTGTTATATTTTAAAAAGGTTCAGGATAGCACAGTTACAGCAACTTTAGAGAAAATCGGTTATGGTATTGCTTATATAGATGAACAGTATATAATAGCAGCTATTGGTGAAAAGGAGAAGGAGGTTAGGCTAGGAGATGTAGTGTTGTCTATAGATGGAGTCTCTATGGATAAAATGTGTGGCTATAGAAAATACTTACAGCGCACAAAAGATAGACCAACGCTTGTGGTGATGAGAGATGGAAAGAAAATAACACTGAAGTAA
- a CDS encoding DUF4199 domain-containing protein, producing MRNFSIEFKWASIATLAALVWMFIVKSLGFHELEKIRYEVGLQLIFNLGLTVFYWLGIRQKKKEFYNGVISWQRAFLSGLVICIMITFFFPLIQYITFMQVTPNFMNTLQVAMTTQTKMPLEEAINYASFDIYLRNGVTNNLSFGVVIIAIISYFIQTKNAAEIVTTPQQKKNNKRKYNNK from the coding sequence ATGAGGAATTTCTCTATTGAATTTAAATGGGCTTCTATAGCTACTTTAGCTGCTTTAGTATGGATGTTTATTGTCAAATCACTAGGTTTTCATGAGTTAGAAAAGATTAGATATGAAGTCGGACTTCAATTAATTTTCAACCTTGGACTTACTGTATTTTATTGGCTGGGTATTAGACAGAAGAAAAAAGAGTTTTACAATGGAGTTATTTCTTGGCAACGTGCTTTCTTATCTGGACTTGTCATTTGTATTATGATTACCTTCTTCTTCCCTCTTATACAGTACATCACATTCATGCAAGTGACTCCTAACTTTATGAATACGTTACAAGTGGCAATGACTACACAAACCAAAATGCCTCTAGAGGAAGCTATTAACTATGCATCATTTGATATATACTTGCGAAATGGCGTAACCAACAACCTGTCTTTTGGTGTTGTAATTATCGCTATTATTTCGTACTTTATTCAAACCAAAAATGCTGCTGAAATAGTAACTACTCCACAGCAAAAAAAGAACAATAAACGAAAATATAACAATAAATAA
- a CDS encoding DUF6048 family protein — protein MKFKIAKKHTSKFIINCGLVLLAFSSFAQEKPKGTAVVTDSTAASIHFYPQRYGFRIGVDLFRITRSLYDKSYQGFEVVGDYRLTKNWYAAAEIGHDKLTRNESSYGFTTNGNYIRVGGNYNVYQNWMDREDMIYVGFRYGLASFSQTLDWYQPYTTNPYFPKERVDINRKQSGLSAHWVEFVAGIKTRVFSNVFMGFTLRLNGLISQTQPDDFENLYIPGYNKKHSGAIGVGFNYTISYLFPLYKSKKDKFVMPTEESKFDLEGNTIEQSEDLKMIQENKKKAAK, from the coding sequence ATGAAATTCAAGATAGCAAAAAAGCACACTTCAAAATTTATTATTAATTGTGGACTAGTACTTTTAGCTTTCTCTTCATTTGCCCAAGAGAAACCTAAAGGTACCGCAGTCGTAACAGATTCAACGGCAGCATCTATTCACTTTTACCCACAGCGATATGGTTTTCGTATAGGAGTAGATTTGTTTAGAATCACTAGATCTTTATATGACAAAAGTTATCAGGGTTTTGAAGTTGTGGGAGACTATAGGCTTACCAAAAATTGGTATGCAGCAGCTGAGATAGGTCATGATAAACTAACTAGAAATGAAAGCAGTTATGGCTTTACTACTAACGGGAACTACATCCGAGTTGGAGGAAACTATAATGTTTATCAAAACTGGATGGATAGAGAAGATATGATTTATGTCGGATTTCGATACGGCCTAGCTAGTTTTTCACAAACACTAGACTGGTATCAACCTTATACTACAAATCCTTATTTTCCTAAAGAAAGAGTAGACATCAATAGGAAACAAAGTGGATTAAGTGCACATTGGGTAGAATTTGTAGCTGGTATCAAAACACGCGTATTTAGCAATGTCTTTATGGGCTTTACACTACGTCTAAATGGGTTGATTTCTCAAACGCAACCTGATGATTTTGAAAATTTATATATACCTGGCTATAATAAAAAGCACAGTGGTGCAATAGGAGTTGGATTCAACTATACTATTTCGTATTTATTCCCACTATATAAATCTAAAAAAGACAAATTTGTCATGCCTACTGAAGAATCTAAGTTTGATCTAGAAGGCAATACTATAGAGCAATCTGAAGATCTAAAAATGATCCAAGAGAACAAGAAAAAAGCTGCTAAATAG
- a CDS encoding lactate utilization protein B, with product MSSTKHAQNADLFQQNKERATWHDNALWFVREKRDRMSRTLPEWEELRALGEKIKLHSVSNLALYLEQFETNAKANGVIVHWAKDAEEHNAIMAEILNKHNAKKVVKSKSMLTEECDLNHYLQTKGIDVVESDLGERILQLNGTAPSHIVLPAIHMKREEVGELFAEKLNTEKGNSDPTYLTRAARASLRNDFLTADAAITGVNFGIAATGEIVVCTNEGNADMGTSLSKLHIASMGLEKLIPDYESLSVFTRLLARSATGQPTTTYTSHFRKPIEGGEFHIILVDNGRSNILSQDEHIKSLNCIRCGACMNTCPVYRRSGGYSYTYFIPGPIGINLGMLKDPEKHSENLSACSLCYSCNNVCPVKIDLADQIYRWRQDLDSLGKANSSKKLISSGMQFLFTHPALFRTSLKISSLAKYAPRSLTFGLKEWEDGRDLPNFAKESFTEMWKKGKVKKQ from the coding sequence ATGAGTAGTACAAAACACGCACAGAATGCTGATCTATTTCAGCAGAACAAAGAGAGAGCTACTTGGCATGATAATGCTTTGTGGTTCGTTAGAGAGAAGAGAGACAGAATGTCTAGGACTTTACCCGAATGGGAGGAGCTTAGAGCATTGGGAGAAAAGATAAAACTGCATAGTGTAAGTAACCTAGCGTTGTATCTAGAGCAATTTGAAACAAATGCAAAAGCAAATGGAGTGATTGTGCATTGGGCTAAAGATGCTGAAGAACACAATGCTATCATGGCAGAAATACTAAATAAGCACAATGCTAAGAAGGTCGTGAAGAGTAAGTCTATGCTAACAGAAGAGTGTGACTTAAATCATTACTTACAGACAAAAGGTATAGATGTAGTAGAGAGTGATCTAGGTGAGCGTATCTTACAGCTTAATGGCACAGCGCCTTCGCATATAGTCCTTCCTGCTATCCATATGAAACGGGAAGAGGTAGGAGAGTTGTTTGCTGAGAAATTAAATACTGAAAAAGGCAATAGTGATCCGACTTATCTGACTCGTGCTGCTAGAGCATCGTTAAGAAATGACTTTCTTACTGCAGATGCAGCTATTACAGGTGTGAACTTTGGTATCGCTGCTACTGGAGAGATTGTTGTATGTACTAATGAGGGGAATGCTGATATGGGAACTTCTTTATCTAAACTTCATATCGCTTCGATGGGTTTAGAGAAGCTTATTCCTGATTACGAAAGCTTGAGTGTATTCACTCGTTTATTAGCTCGATCAGCGACGGGGCAACCAACTACTACTTATACATCTCATTTTCGAAAGCCTATTGAAGGTGGTGAGTTTCACATTATTTTAGTAGATAATGGAAGAAGTAATATTCTAAGTCAGGATGAACATATCAAATCTCTTAACTGTATCAGATGTGGAGCCTGTATGAATACCTGTCCTGTGTATAGACGCAGTGGAGGATATTCATATACCTACTTTATCCCTGGGCCTATCGGTATTAATCTTGGGATGCTAAAAGACCCTGAAAAGCACAGTGAGAATTTATCTGCATGTTCACTTTGTTATTCATGTAACAACGTGTGCCCAGTGAAAATAGATTTGGCAGATCAAATATATAGATGGCGCCAAGACCTTGATTCTTTAGGTAAGGCAAACTCATCTAAAAAGCTTATATCTAGTGGTATGCAGTTTTTATTTACGCATCCTGCTTTGTTTAGAACAAGCCTGAAAATTAGTTCATTAGCGAAGTATGCTCCACGTTCTCTAACCTTCGGATTAAAAGAATGGGAAGATGGACGAGATTTGCCAAACTTCGCAAAAGAATCATTTACAGAGATGTGGAAGAAAGGGAAAGTAAAAAAACAATAA
- a CDS encoding SixA phosphatase family protein, translated as MKKLILIRHAKSCWEAITDDLSRPLSKRGVNDAHLVSHALIGHLPSKVIVWTSPAKRARKTATIFCQNMEINMDCIIENRDVYTFERSQLVEAIKNCKNEHDTLILFGHNAAITKFVNKFGSETFDNVPTSGVVIINFDTDDWAAIEKGSTELTIFPRDLK; from the coding sequence ATGAAAAAACTAATCCTTATTAGACATGCAAAATCGTGCTGGGAAGCCATTACTGATGATTTGTCACGCCCGTTATCAAAGAGAGGAGTAAATGATGCACATTTGGTGTCTCATGCATTAATAGGTCATTTACCATCTAAAGTCATTGTGTGGACTAGCCCAGCCAAGAGAGCTAGAAAAACAGCAACTATATTTTGTCAAAATATGGAGATCAATATGGATTGTATTATTGAAAACAGGGATGTTTACACATTTGAACGCTCACAATTAGTGGAGGCAATAAAAAACTGTAAAAATGAGCATGATACATTAATTCTTTTTGGTCATAATGCTGCAATCACGAAATTTGTTAATAAATTTGGTAGCGAAACTTTTGACAATGTACCCACATCAGGCGTTGTAATAATTAATTTTGATACAGATGACTGGGCAGCAATAGAAAAAGGTTCTACTGAATTAACCATTTTCCCACGAGACTTAAAATAG
- a CDS encoding L-lactate permease, with protein MLESITSLQIILAATPVVLLIVLLGFLKLAGEKSALITLIATLLIAFFGFNLSFSDTGLSVLYGLVKAVFPILIIILMAIYSYNVQVESQKIEIIKQQFSAISTDKSIQVLLLTWGFGGLLEGMAGFGTAVAIPAAILISLGFKPMFSAVVSLIANSVPTAFGAVGIPVIVLAREVEMAEHITVISANVVWQLAILMFLVPFLIVTLADKSLKSIPKNIVLSVLVGAVTLAVQYYAAVYIGAETPAILGSLASIVVIVLFGKLTARKESNTVVLNFNFKQVFQVWSVYGLILLLVLLTSPLFPIATYMKANWSLFQTNFNFDISGGIRTIGIYWLTDTGVLIFVSSIVGGLIQGLSFGRLFKLLGKTTVQLKKTVVTVCCLIALSTLMDFSGMITVLGLALATATGAFYPFFAPAIGALGTFLTGSDTSSNILFGKLQATVADKIGADKGWLAAANTTGATGGKIISPQSIAVATTACGQQGQEGVILKKAVGFALLYILIAGLVVYLGS; from the coding sequence ATGTTAGAATCAATCACTAGTTTACAGATCATCTTAGCAGCTACACCAGTAGTGCTATTAATCGTTTTGTTGGGTTTTTTAAAATTAGCAGGAGAAAAGAGTGCTTTAATTACTTTAATAGCTACCCTGCTTATCGCTTTTTTTGGTTTTAATTTATCATTTAGTGATACGGGATTATCTGTTCTTTATGGATTGGTAAAAGCTGTATTTCCTATTTTGATTATTATCCTAATGGCTATCTATAGTTATAATGTACAAGTCGAATCTCAAAAAATTGAAATTATTAAGCAACAGTTCTCAGCAATATCAACAGATAAATCTATCCAAGTATTGTTGTTGACTTGGGGATTTGGAGGATTATTAGAAGGTATGGCTGGATTTGGTACAGCAGTGGCTATACCAGCCGCTATTTTAATTAGTTTAGGCTTTAAACCTATGTTTTCTGCTGTAGTTAGCTTAATTGCGAATAGTGTTCCAACAGCTTTCGGAGCTGTAGGTATTCCTGTTATTGTATTGGCAAGGGAAGTAGAAATGGCAGAACATATTACAGTAATTAGTGCCAATGTAGTATGGCAATTAGCAATACTGATGTTTTTAGTTCCTTTTTTGATTGTGACATTAGCCGATAAGTCTTTAAAATCTATTCCCAAGAATATTGTATTAAGTGTATTGGTAGGGGCTGTTACATTAGCAGTTCAGTATTATGCAGCAGTTTATATTGGAGCAGAAACACCAGCTATCTTGGGTAGTTTAGCATCAATTGTTGTAATTGTTTTGTTTGGAAAACTAACTGCTAGAAAGGAGAGTAATACAGTGGTGTTAAACTTTAACTTTAAACAAGTGTTTCAAGTATGGAGTGTTTACGGGTTGATTTTACTGCTTGTTTTATTGACTAGTCCATTATTTCCTATTGCTACTTATATGAAAGCAAATTGGTCATTGTTTCAGACCAATTTTAATTTTGATATCTCTGGGGGTATACGCACCATAGGTATTTATTGGTTGACAGATACAGGGGTATTAATTTTTGTAAGTTCTATTGTCGGTGGGTTGATACAGGGATTGAGTTTTGGAAGGCTGTTTAAATTATTAGGTAAAACTACAGTACAACTTAAGAAAACAGTAGTAACTGTATGTTGTCTAATAGCTTTGTCAACATTAATGGATTTCTCTGGTATGATTACAGTACTAGGACTGGCATTAGCAACAGCTACAGGTGCTTTTTATCCTTTCTTTGCACCAGCTATTGGAGCTTTAGGAACATTCCTTACAGGTAGTGATACATCATCTAATATATTGTTTGGTAAGTTACAAGCTACAGTGGCTGATAAAATAGGAGCAGATAAGGGATGGCTAGCAGCAGCCAATACAACTGGTGCTACAGGAGGTAAGATTATCTCGCCACAGAGTATAGCCGTGGCAACTACTGCCTGTGGGCAACAAGGACAAGAAGGAGTAATTCTTAAAAAAGCTGTTGGTTTTGCATTATTATATATCCTGATAGCAGGTTTAGTAGTGTATTTAGGAAGTTAG
- a CDS encoding LutC/YkgG family protein, with translation MSSREQILNNIRRNTKQVFEKPQMNLTSISFEDQLTQFVEICKAVGGDAVILKEGEDINEVIRSLYPEAKEIASIMKEITLTTLNPDSVESSKDLNDVDLAIIEGAFGVCENGCIWIPQQIKYKALYFITQYLVIVLDRSKLVNNMHEAYLKITPSEKGFGVFISGPSKTADIEQALVVGAHGPKGLTVILK, from the coding sequence ATGAGTAGTAGAGAACAAATATTAAATAATATAAGACGCAATACAAAACAGGTTTTTGAAAAACCTCAGATGAACTTGACTTCTATAAGCTTTGAAGATCAACTGACACAATTCGTAGAGATTTGTAAGGCAGTAGGAGGGGATGCTGTGATCCTAAAAGAGGGAGAAGATATTAATGAAGTGATTCGCTCTCTATATCCAGAAGCTAAAGAGATAGCTTCGATAATGAAAGAGATTACTTTGACAACTTTGAATCCAGATAGTGTAGAGAGTTCTAAAGATCTTAATGATGTAGACTTAGCGATTATAGAAGGTGCTTTCGGTGTATGTGAGAATGGGTGTATATGGATCCCTCAGCAAATAAAGTACAAGGCACTATACTTTATTACTCAATATTTAGTTATCGTCTTAGATCGCTCTAAATTGGTTAATAATATGCACGAGGCATATCTAAAGATTACTCCAAGCGAAAAAGGCTTTGGAGTATTTATATCTGGACCTTCTAAGACAGCAGATATAGAGCAAGCTTTAGTAGTAGGTGCTCATGGGCCTAAAGGCTTGACAGTAATTCTGAAATAG
- the kdsA gene encoding 3-deoxy-8-phosphooctulonate synthase: MNLNNIPLIKNVDADNFFLLAGPCAIEGEEMAMRIAEKLVTVTDNLKIPFVFKGSFKKANRSRIDSFTGIGDETALKILQKVGKEFGVPTVTDIHENSDAAMAAEYVDVLQIPAFLVRQTDLVVAAANTGKVVNLKKGQFMSPESMKHAVQKVLDCHNDSVMVTDRGTMFGYQDMIIDYRGIPTMQQYATTVLDITHSLQQPNQASGVTGGRPDLIETVAKAGIAVGVDGLFLETHFDPANAKSDGANMLHLNYFEDLMKKLVDIRQTINKF, from the coding sequence ATGAATCTAAATAATATACCCTTAATCAAAAATGTGGACGCTGATAACTTCTTTTTATTAGCTGGTCCTTGTGCTATTGAAGGTGAAGAAATGGCAATGCGTATTGCAGAAAAACTAGTTACAGTAACAGATAATCTTAAAATTCCTTTTGTATTCAAAGGTTCTTTTAAGAAAGCTAATAGATCTCGTATTGACAGCTTTACTGGTATCGGAGACGAAACAGCTCTTAAAATCTTACAGAAAGTAGGTAAAGAGTTTGGCGTTCCTACAGTAACTGATATCCACGAAAACTCTGATGCTGCCATGGCAGCTGAATATGTAGATGTATTACAAATCCCAGCATTCCTTGTAAGACAAACTGACCTGGTAGTAGCTGCAGCAAATACTGGTAAAGTAGTCAACCTTAAAAAAGGGCAATTTATGAGTCCTGAGAGTATGAAGCATGCCGTACAGAAGGTATTAGACTGTCATAACGATAGTGTTATGGTTACTGATAGAGGTACAATGTTTGGATACCAAGATATGATTATTGATTATAGAGGTATTCCTACTATGCAACAATATGCTACTACAGTATTAGATATTACACATTCTTTACAACAACCTAACCAAGCTTCTGGTGTTACAGGAGGACGTCCTGATTTAATCGAGACTGTTGCAAAAGCTGGTATTGCAGTTGGTGTAGATGGATTGTTCCTAGAAACACATTTTGACCCAGCAAATGCGAAAAGTGATGGAGCAAATATGCTTCACTTAAACTACTTTGAAGATTTGATGAAAAAATTAGTTGATATCAGACAAACAATCAATAAATTTTAA
- a CDS encoding DUF6452 family protein: MKKLILVALCLGIGSIVFSACEKDDICGEYEETTPNFLIEFYSFEDQGIAKNDLVEAFVAGREKNIIKSNGNKLLIPLRLDNQESEWILKSVRRTQNQVDTLYDTLTFKYKINTKYLNKACGYVSTFSLNQDGTSPMLNGEAQQTSGNWIKHYTTETNEIQDSKKAHFKIYY, translated from the coding sequence ATGAAAAAACTAATATTAGTAGCCCTTTGCTTAGGCATTGGAAGTATTGTTTTTAGTGCTTGCGAAAAAGATGATATATGTGGCGAATACGAAGAAACAACTCCTAATTTCTTAATAGAGTTCTATAGCTTCGAGGATCAAGGTATTGCTAAAAATGACTTAGTAGAAGCTTTTGTTGCTGGCAGAGAAAAAAATATAATTAAGAGTAATGGAAATAAACTTCTTATCCCACTACGTTTAGACAATCAAGAATCTGAGTGGATTCTAAAATCTGTAAGACGTACACAGAATCAAGTGGATACTCTTTATGACACCTTAACTTTTAAGTATAAAATCAATACAAAGTATTTAAACAAAGCTTGTGGTTATGTCTCTACTTTTTCACTTAACCAAGACGGAACATCTCCTATGTTAAATGGAGAAGCACAACAAACAAGTGGTAACTGGATTAAACATTATACAACAGAAACAAATGAAATTCAAGATAGCAAAAAAGCACACTTCAAAATTTATTATTAA
- a CDS encoding DUF2185 domain-containing protein — protein sequence MNQDNNIPAEATKNLVGDIGFCLVSAKIMILGENVDYMYREEPNSDTDSGWRFLSNTEDEEYLDNPENTDIYSVNAVAHNDKAIIPYLKLPIGSELARIEGTNEFEILD from the coding sequence ATGAATCAAGACAACAACATTCCTGCTGAGGCTACCAAGAACCTAGTAGGTGATATCGGATTCTGCTTAGTATCTGCTAAAATTATGATCTTAGGCGAAAACGTAGATTATATGTACCGCGAAGAACCAAACTCTGATACAGATAGCGGATGGAGATTCTTAAGTAATACAGAAGACGAGGAGTACTTAGATAATCCTGAGAATACTGATATTTACAGTGTCAATGCTGTAGCACATAACGACAAAGCGATTATCCCTTACTTAAAATTACCTATAGGAAGTGAATTAGCTCGTATAGAGGGAACTAATGAGTTCGAAATATTAGATTAA
- the rlmD gene encoding 23S rRNA (uracil(1939)-C(5))-methyltransferase RlmD: MSRKRTERIVFENVEVLDAGAKGVSVAKAPDGKVIFIPNVVPGDVVDVQTFKKRKAYYEGKAVNFHKYSEQRIEPVCEHFGACGGCKWQNMNYTQQLFYKNQEVFNNLKRIGKIELPEFEPILGSKETLFYRNKMEFSFSNARWLTPEEVASGVEMGKENALGFHIPKMWDKILDIQKCHLQQDPSNDIRNEIRRFANENNLSFFNPRDQEGLLRTLMIRTASTGEVMVMIQFFYDNKEERELLMDFLTERFPNITSLQYVVNGKANDTIYDQDVVLYKGRDYILEEMEGLKFSINAKSFYQTNSEQAYELYKVTRDYAGLTGSELVYDLYTGTGTIAQFVSKKAGKVVGVEAVPEAIEDAKLNAERNNITNCEFFVGDMKNVFNDEFIATHGHPDVIITDPPRDGMHKDVVEMLLKVGAKRIVYVSCNSATQARDLALMNHMYKVIKVRPVDMFPQTHHVENVVLLELR; this comes from the coding sequence ATGAGTAGAAAAAGAACAGAAAGAATCGTATTCGAAAACGTAGAAGTCCTTGATGCAGGTGCAAAAGGCGTTTCGGTAGCTAAAGCTCCAGATGGGAAAGTTATCTTTATTCCTAACGTAGTTCCGGGAGATGTGGTAGATGTACAAACATTCAAAAAGCGCAAAGCTTACTATGAAGGCAAAGCAGTAAACTTCCACAAGTATTCTGAACAAAGAATAGAGCCAGTATGTGAACACTTCGGAGCATGTGGTGGATGTAAATGGCAAAACATGAACTATACGCAACAGTTGTTCTATAAAAACCAAGAGGTTTTTAACAACCTAAAGCGCATAGGTAAAATAGAATTACCTGAATTCGAACCTATTTTAGGCTCGAAAGAAACTCTATTTTACAGAAATAAGATGGAATTTTCTTTTTCTAATGCTCGTTGGTTAACACCAGAAGAAGTAGCTAGCGGAGTAGAAATGGGCAAAGAAAATGCACTAGGATTTCACATTCCTAAAATGTGGGACAAAATCTTAGACATTCAAAAATGTCACTTACAGCAAGATCCTTCTAATGATATCAGAAACGAAATCAGAAGATTTGCTAATGAGAATAACCTATCTTTCTTTAATCCTCGTGATCAAGAAGGTTTATTGCGTACATTAATGATCAGAACTGCCTCTACAGGGGAAGTAATGGTGATGATACAATTCTTCTATGACAACAAAGAAGAACGCGAATTATTAATGGACTTCTTAACTGAACGCTTCCCTAATATCACTTCATTACAGTATGTGGTAAACGGAAAAGCTAATGATACTATCTATGATCAAGATGTAGTATTATATAAAGGTCGCGATTATATCTTAGAAGAAATGGAAGGTCTTAAATTTAGTATCAATGCTAAATCGTTCTACCAAACTAACTCTGAGCAAGCTTACGAATTATATAAAGTAACTAGAGATTATGCAGGTCTTACAGGTAGCGAACTAGTATATGACTTATACACAGGTACAGGTACTATCGCACAGTTCGTCTCTAAAAAGGCTGGCAAAGTAGTAGGTGTAGAAGCAGTACCAGAGGCTATCGAAGATGCTAAACTAAACGCTGAACGCAATAATATTACTAACTGTGAATTCTTCGTAGGTGATATGAAGAATGTGTTTAACGATGAATTTATCGCTACACACGGTCACCCTGATGTGATTATTACTGACCCTCCTCGTGATGGTATGCATAAAGATGTAGTAGAGATGCTATTAAAAGTAGGTGCTAAACGCATCGTGTATGTAAGCTGTAACTCAGCTACTCAAGCACGTGACTTGGCACTTATGAATCATATGTATAAAGTGATTAAAGTACGTCCAGTAGACATGTTCCCACAGACGCACCACGTAGAAAACGTAGTATTATTAGAACTTAGATAA